The following proteins are co-located in the Castanea sativa cultivar Marrone di Chiusa Pesio chromosome 8, ASM4071231v1 genome:
- the LOC142607605 gene encoding splicing factor U2af small subunit B-like isoform X2, with translation MAEHLASIFGTEKDRVNCPFYFKIGACRHGDRCSRLHTKPSISPTLLLSNMYQRPDMITPGVDAQGQPIDPRTIQSHFEEFYEDLFEELTKYGDIESLNVCDNLADHMVGNVYVQFREEEHAANALRNLTGRFYAGRPIIVDFSPVTDFREATCRQYEENTCNRGGYCNFMHLKRISRELRRQLFGRYRRRHSRSRSRSRSPYRHRSYEERSHGGRGSSKRYDERDYYHESQSRRHRTTSPGHRRGRSRSRSPGGRRNRSPVREGSEERRAKIEQWNREREQQQESANKVNNDGDDDSNYNGHMQNGDQNYGYQQQPPPQQENIISDPFNSFWWCAGSQF, from the exons ATGGCGGAGCACTTGGCGTCGATATTTGGGACGGAGAAAGACAGAGTGAACTGCCCGTTCTACTTCAAGATCGGCGCGTGCAGACACGGCGACCGGTGCTCGAGGCTCCACACGAAGCCCAGCATAAGCCCGACCCTTCTCCTCTCCAACATGTACCAGCGCCCCGACATGATCACGCCTGGCGTCGACGCTCAGGGCCAGCCCATCGACCCTCGTACCATCCAAAGCCACTTCGAGGAGTTCTATGAAGATCTCTTTGAGGAGCTCACCAAGTACGGCGATATTGAAAGCCTCAATGTCTGTGACAACCTTGCCGACCACATG GTGGGTAATGTCTATGTTCAGTTCAGGGAGGAAGAACATGCTGCAAATGCACTTCGCAATCTGACCGGAAGGTTTTATGCag GCCGTCCCATCATTGTTGATTTTTCTCCAGTGACAGACTTTCGTGAAGCCACTTGTAGGCAGTATGAGGAGAACACTTGCAACCGTGGTGGATACTGCAATTTTATGCACTTGAAAAGGATCAGCAG GGAGTTAAGGCGGCAATTGTTTGGGAGGTACCGACGAAGGCACAGCCGCAGTCGAAGCCGAAGTCGGAGCCCTTACAGGCATCGTAGCTATGAAGAGCGCTCTCATGGGGGACGTGGTTCTAGCAAAAGGTATGATGAAAGGGATTATTATCATGAAAGTCAAAGCAGGAGGCACAGGACCACAAGCCCTGGCCATAGGAGAGGACGAAGCAGAAGCAGGAGCCCTGGGGGAAGGAGGAACCGCAGTCCAGTTAGGGAAGGCAGTGAAGAGAGGCGTGCCAAAATTGAACAATGGAATAGGGAAAGAGAACAACAGCAAGAAAGTGCTAATAAGGTTAACAATGATGGAGATGACGACAGCAATTATAATGGACATATGCAGAATGGAGATCAAAACTATGGCTACCAGCAGCAGCCACCTCCACAGCAAGAGAATATAATTTCTGATCCTTTTAACAGTTTCTG GTGGTGTGCAGGTTCACAGTTCTGA
- the LOC142607605 gene encoding splicing factor U2af small subunit B-like isoform X1 — protein MAEHLASIFGTEKDRVNCPFYFKIGACRHGDRCSRLHTKPSISPTLLLSNMYQRPDMITPGVDAQGQPIDPRTIQSHFEEFYEDLFEELTKYGDIESLNVCDNLADHMVGNVYVQFREEEHAANALRNLTGRFYAGRPIIVDFSPVTDFREATCRQYEENTCNRGGYCNFMHLKRISRELRRQLFGRYRRRHSRSRSRSRSPYRHRSYEERSHGGRGSSKRYDERDYYHESQSRRHRTTSPGHRRGRSRSRSPGGRRNRSPVREGSEERRAKIEQWNREREQQQESANKVNNDGDDDSNYNGHMQNGDQNYGYQQQPPPQQENIISDPFNSFWFLSAAAEDRVYA, from the exons ATGGCGGAGCACTTGGCGTCGATATTTGGGACGGAGAAAGACAGAGTGAACTGCCCGTTCTACTTCAAGATCGGCGCGTGCAGACACGGCGACCGGTGCTCGAGGCTCCACACGAAGCCCAGCATAAGCCCGACCCTTCTCCTCTCCAACATGTACCAGCGCCCCGACATGATCACGCCTGGCGTCGACGCTCAGGGCCAGCCCATCGACCCTCGTACCATCCAAAGCCACTTCGAGGAGTTCTATGAAGATCTCTTTGAGGAGCTCACCAAGTACGGCGATATTGAAAGCCTCAATGTCTGTGACAACCTTGCCGACCACATG GTGGGTAATGTCTATGTTCAGTTCAGGGAGGAAGAACATGCTGCAAATGCACTTCGCAATCTGACCGGAAGGTTTTATGCag GCCGTCCCATCATTGTTGATTTTTCTCCAGTGACAGACTTTCGTGAAGCCACTTGTAGGCAGTATGAGGAGAACACTTGCAACCGTGGTGGATACTGCAATTTTATGCACTTGAAAAGGATCAGCAG GGAGTTAAGGCGGCAATTGTTTGGGAGGTACCGACGAAGGCACAGCCGCAGTCGAAGCCGAAGTCGGAGCCCTTACAGGCATCGTAGCTATGAAGAGCGCTCTCATGGGGGACGTGGTTCTAGCAAAAGGTATGATGAAAGGGATTATTATCATGAAAGTCAAAGCAGGAGGCACAGGACCACAAGCCCTGGCCATAGGAGAGGACGAAGCAGAAGCAGGAGCCCTGGGGGAAGGAGGAACCGCAGTCCAGTTAGGGAAGGCAGTGAAGAGAGGCGTGCCAAAATTGAACAATGGAATAGGGAAAGAGAACAACAGCAAGAAAGTGCTAATAAGGTTAACAATGATGGAGATGACGACAGCAATTATAATGGACATATGCAGAATGGAGATCAAAACTATGGCTACCAGCAGCAGCCACCTCCACAGCAAGAGAATATAATTTCTGATCCTTTTAACAGTTTCTG GTTCTTGAGTGCAGCAGCAGAGGACAGGGTTTATGCATGA
- the LOC142607621 gene encoding histone deacetylase HDT1-like has product MEFWGVEVKAGQPLKVSPGEEKLIHLSQASLGESKNKGNESTPIFVKFGDQKLVLGTLSQEKFPQLSFDLVFEKEFELSHNWKNGSVYFAGYKAAAMYEDEPATDSDMDSFDDEEEEELPLNIAENGKAGPKVAAVKSVAAPSEKQVKISEPSKDDEDNDSSDSSDEDDDDDISGDEDEDMSFGSAEDDDESDEEPEETPKKVESSKKRPSESATKTPVPAKKAKAATPQKTDGKKVGGHTATPHPSKKAAKTPATSEQSKQKSPKSGGAFSCQTCSKTFGSEVGLQSHTKAKHAGN; this is encoded by the exons ATGGAGTTTTGGG GTGTTGAAGTCAAGGCAGGGCAGCCTCTTAAAGTATCACCTGGAGAGGAGAAGCTCATTCATCTTTCACAg GCATCCCTGGGTGAGTCTAAGAACAAGGGAAATGAATCCACACCTATCTTTGTGAAGTTTGGTGATCAGAAGCTTGTGTTGGGAACTCTTTCTCAAGAGAAATTCCCTCAGCTAtcgtttgatttggtttttgagAAGGAGTTTGAGCTCTCTCACAACTGGAAAAATGGGAGTGTTTACTTTGCAGGTTACAAGGCTGCTGCCATGTATGAAGA TGAGCCTGCTACTG ATTCTGATATGGATTCATTTgatgatgaagaggaagaggagtTGCCCCTGAACATTGCAGAGAATG GTAAGGCTGGCCCAAAGGTTGCAGCAGTTAAAAGTGTTGCTGCACCTTCTGAAAAGCAGGTTAAGATTTCAGAACCAAGCAAAGATGATGAGGATAATGATTCGAGTGATTCTAGTGATGAG gatgatgatgatgatattagtggtgatgaggatgaggatatGTCTTTTGGTTctgctgaggatgatgatgagtCTGATGAGGAGCCTGAAGAGACACCTAAGAAG GTTGAATCAAGCAAGAAGAGACCTTCTGAATCCGCAACTAAAACTCCAGTCCCAGCCAAAAAGGCAAAAGCAGCTACTCCTCAAAAAACTG ATGGTAAGAAGGTCGGTGGTCATACAGCGACTCCACATCCTTCCAAGAAGGCTGCAAAGACTCCTGCAACTAGTGAGCAATCTAAGCAGAAGTCCCCAAAATCCGGTGGTGCATTCTCTTGCCAGACCTGCAGCAA GACTTTCGGCTCTGAAGTTGGTCTTCAGTCCCACACAAAGGCCAAGCATGCTGGCAATTAG
- the LOC142607006 gene encoding uncharacterized protein At4g22758: MPNSKSHRRVPEEKNRRGKLAHRASSFHGQSPLTMAAELRRPKTTPELLSYNNVVGSTPMEGRPPAARLTKLLLNVTIQGSLGPVQVIMSPESTVGDLVAAAVKIYAKECRRPILPTTDPAMFDLHYSQFSLESLDREEKMMALGSRNFFLCNKKTALDGGVTTSCSKEAEKVSKTGFPWLKFMDFLL, from the exons ATGCCGAATTCGAAGAGTCACCGGAGAGTGCCGGAGGAGAAGAACCGGAGGGGAAAGCTAGCGCATAGAGCGTCATCGTTTCACGGACAAAGTCCGCTTACCATGGCGGCGGAGCTTCGCCGGCCGAAGACGACGCCGGAACTGCTTTCGTACAATAACGTAGTTGGATCGACGCCGATGGAGGGACGGCCACCGGCGGCGAGGCTGACGAAGTTGTTGCTGAACGTGACGATCCAGGGGAGTCTCGGCCCCGTACAGGTGATCATGTCGCCGGAATCGACGGTAGGCGATCTCGTCGCCGCAGCAGTGAAGATTTACGCGAAAGAGTGTCGCCGGCCAATCTTGCCGACCACCGATCCGGCCATGTTCGACCTCCACTACTCGCAGTTCAGCTTAGAAA GTTTGGACAGAGAGGAGAAGATGATGGCATTGGGATCGAGGAACTTTTTTCTGTGTAACAAAAAGACTGCGTTGGACGGTGGCGTAACGACGTCGTGTTCTAAGGAAGCTGAGAAAGTTTCAAAGACTGGCTTTCCTTGGCTCAAGTTCATGGACTTCTTGCTGTGA